In one Lolium rigidum isolate FL_2022 chromosome 3, APGP_CSIRO_Lrig_0.1, whole genome shotgun sequence genomic region, the following are encoded:
- the LOC124696443 gene encoding uncharacterized protein LOC124696443 — MPTGSSSSTMDAVAAAEKMSRAGGKKQQRESGSSFWGAMALKNRSQPKGGDAVESKNSSSKSKTTTTTPRSISIGRSITCAGSICGTKESAVLSRGSRRGSGSGPDRNNSSSRSLKAPDNDTLAASSAVVSASSSFNSETTVATTATTVSSSSSSSSPLSSIGAGSRSFRKLAGCYYECHSVVDPGASHVGDAAMAMLPCADCDEFFVKAESLELHRSTRHAVSELAADDTSRNVVEIIFQSSWFVRKPRATPLCRIQRILKVQNSGKTVERFEQYRERVKASAAASSADVLARSSYPRCAADGNELLRFYCTTFNGCSLGLAGSTVLCRSPSQCKLCSTIRDGFRVDGDGKIATMATSGRAHDTARVSLLDGGGAEKWAMLVCRVVAGRVKKVVSGSNSSDEFGCDSVSSSSDLDEMFVFNSRAILPCFVVIYTVATES, encoded by the exons ATGCCTactggttcttcttcttctacaatgGATGCAGTTGCAGCTGCCGAGAAGATGAGCAGGGCTGGAGGGAAAAAGCAGCAGCGGGAGTCTGGTTCTTCCTTTTGGGGTGCCATGGCGTTGAAAAACAGAAGCCAGCCCAAAGGAGGGGACGCAGTTGAGagcaagaacagcagcagcaaGAGCAAGACAACCACGACGACGCCGAGGAGTATCAGCATTGGCAGGAGCATTACCTGCGCAGGGTCAATCTGCGGCACGAAGGAGAGCGCAGTGCTGAGCAGAGGAAGCCGCCGGGGCAGCGGCAGCGGCCCGGACCGCAACAACTCCAGCAGCCGGTCCCTCAAGGCTCCGGACAATGACACCTTGGCGGCATCCAGCGCGGTCGTGTCCGCGTCGTCGTCCTTCAACTCGGAGACCACGGTAGCGACGACGGCGACCACCGtcagctcctcctcttcctcctcgtcgccgctctCGTCCATCGGGGCCGGCTCCAGGTCCTTCAGGAAGCTCGCTGGCTGCTACTACGAGTGCCACTCTGTGGTCGACCCCGGGGCAAGCCACGTCGGCGACGCCGCAATGGCCATGCTCCCCTGCGCCGACTGCGACGAGTTCTTCGTCAAAGCTGAGTCCCTCGAGCTCCATAGATCAACCCGTCATGCAG TTTCGGAGCTGGCCGCCGACGACACAAGCAGGAACGTGGTGGAGATCATCTTCCAGTCGAGCTGGTTCGTCAGGAAGCCGCGCGCGACGCCGCTTTGCCGGATCCAGAGGATACTCAAGGTGCAAAACTCCGGCAAGACCGTGGAGAGGTTCGAGCAGTACAGGGAGCGCGTCAAGGCGAGTGCGGCGGCGAGCAGCGCCGACGTGCTGGCCAGGAGCAGCTACCCGAGGTGCGCCGCCGACGGCAACGAGCTCCTCCGGTTCTACTGCACCACCTTCAACGGATGCTCCCTCGGCCTCGCCGGATCCACAGTCCTCTGCCGGTCGCCGTCGCAGTGCAAGCTGTGCAGCACAATCAGAGACGGGTTCAG GGTCGATGGCGATGGGAAGATTGCGACGATGGCGACAAGCGGGCGGGCACATGACACAGCTCGGGTGTCTCTGTTGGACGGTGGCGGCGCTGAGAAGTGGGCGATGCTGGTGTGCAGGGTGGTGGCAGGGAGGGTGAAGAAGGTCGTCAGTGGCAGTAATTCATCAGATGAGTTTGGCTGTGATAGTGTCAGTTCCAGCTCAGATTTGGATGAAATGTTTGTGTTCAATTCCCGGGCAATACTGCCTTGCTTTGTAGTGATCTATACAGTGGCTACTGAATCATAA